The proteins below are encoded in one region of Brassica napus cultivar Da-Ae chromosome A6, Da-Ae, whole genome shotgun sequence:
- the LOC106410298 gene encoding uncharacterized protein LOC106410298, producing MGQKKKPPAPRSKQSLSSSAAEAQPSSEVSASTSYEEPSNLAEIKAECEKALTSFRRGSYNKAIRLMKESCSRHQHSALIHRVQGTVCVKVSSVYEDAVTKQKYIRSAIESARKAVELSPNSIEFSHFYANLLYESASDGREYEEVVQECHRALAIENPIDPAKDSLQDESQHKILTPEARIANVQDEVRSLIQKSNLGSLSTWMKHLRNGEGEFRLFDMRKMAEDPIESNLVQTRRPNEIKKATKTLEEKRKEIEVRVAAGRLLQQKSESSSVDSVNSKGSDPALGSGQRSGERRKHGNARKNGSTVERRDRVRSYWESTSKEMKKELLRIKVSDLKSHFSASKDGDANDIITEALSFCEANKTWRFWVCCKCSEKFKDSESYMQHIVGEHMGNVFPKMQMVLPQSLDSERIEMLLTSPWKPLDFPAAVKLLCSQQKIQNSEFSEFYAGGYMDDGDDCFQDAWNDTSPEKENIGDACNGYEKNESEKDRLSNPFCLTDEWPISDDPERTKLLKSIRAAFELLIKHSYLATSHYDKVIQFTLDELRNLPSVSQFLNRGLGQSPICIRFLGATQLKKILQFLQDLSHACGVSRYSEQSNPNDEVDLGLQITEEIFLDGEGSCLLLDEKLLGSECIQEKHMGSALNNGDIASSEDIANGNNVSAGADGFLSWIFSGPSSGEQTAIWMRTVEEKTNQEQKTMEILEKEVHDLQNLFERKCEHLGYEGALQTVEDLCLEEGRKRETSPDFTHESYESVLRKRREELSAHELEFFSSSFELEAIKNVLRDADTLKRNQFGYEESYTCTSSQLRDLESGEADEWGMKDSFSEADSFIETAIQKQKEQLSTELNRIDARMMRGVTVVQQLELRLGPASSNDYQIVMLPLVRSYMRAHLEALAEKDATEKSDAASKAFLVELALDSKKEARGRNDHSKHTQEKSKDKKKNKHSKKLKDSKASVGNDHRFNVDSVEHSLPSVASFGDPSEADVVPEAVESLKEQEEECRRRTELELDEIKLEETLEYQRRIENEAKEKHIAEQQKKYSSLVTTSDAEAVHDICRDGVFVDLDLREQEKSLSQENLVQRNGLSHDLEVTHVYTNGDCRSTNHCAIPDAATVQDVKSQKVVANGVATQAGVLQSDQRIGRRGRRQKTSNKVVGPSESTGKERESETLRSNGDVGTKTLRQLQAEEDEEEKFQADLKKAVRQSLDTYQGGRNMTSCLRTPLEVNSHEISDSTKESPSSTEVGIFGTGLQNEVGEYNCFLNVIIQSLWNLGVFRAEFLRSSTLDHHHVGDPCVVCSLYEVLTALSAASREIRKEPVTPSTLRIALSNLYPDSSFFQEAQMNDASEVLAVIFDCLHRSFAQSASVSDTDSSESNYTGSWDCANRTCIAHSLFGMNIFEQLNCYSCGLESRHMKYTSFFHNINASALRNMKVTCPETAFDELLNLVEMNHQIACDPETGGCGKPNHIRHFLNTPPHVFTAVLGWQNTCESVEDIAATLAALNTEIDISIMYRGLDPKSIYSLASVVCYYGQHYHCFAYSHEHDRWIMYDDKTVKVIGSWTDVLSTCKKGHLQPQLLLYEKQR from the exons ATGGGTCAGAAGAAGAAACCCCCCGCGCCTCGCTCCAAGCAATCGCTATCTTCTTCAGCGGCGGAGGCTCAGCCGTCCTCTGAGGTTTCCGCTTCTACCTCCTATGAGGAGCCGTCAAATTTGGCTGAAATCAAGGCGGAGTGCGAGAAGGCACTGACGTCATTCCGGCGGGGAAGCTACAACAAGGCGATTCGGCTCATGAAGGAATCATGCTCTCGCCATCAACACTCTGCCCTGATTCACCGTGTCCAAGGTACTGTGTGCGTGAAGGTTTCTTCTGTATACGAAGACGCAGTTACTAAACAGAAGTACATCCGTAGCGCTATTGAATCCGCTAGAAAAGCTGTGGAGCTTTCACCCAACTCTATTGAGTTTTCCCATTTTTACGCTAACCTGCTTTACGAGTCTGCTAGCGATGGTAGAGAGTACGAGGAGGTTGTGCAGGAGTGTCACAGAGCTCTCGCCATTGAGAATCCAATCGATCCTGCTAAAGACTCTCTTCAGGACGAGAGTCAGCACAAGATATTGACACCTGAGGCTCGTATTGCGAATGTTCAGGATGAGGTCAGGTCACTGATACAGAAGTCTAATCTTGGTTCGTTGTCCACTTGGATGAAACATCTGAGAAATGGAGAAGGGGAGTTTCGGTTGTTTGACATGAGGAAGATGGCTGAGGATCCTATTGAGAGTAACTTGGTTCAGACCAGGAGGCCGAACGAGATTAAGAAAGCTACCAAGACTcttgaagagaagaggaaggagattGAAGTGAGAGTGGCTGCAGGTAGGTTGTTGCAGCAGAAATCAGAATCTTCCTCGGTAGATAGTGTTAACAGCAAGGGATCAGATCCAGCATTAGGCTCGGGTCAGAGAAGCGGGGAGAGGAGAAAGCATGGGAATGCAAGGAAGAACGGCTCTACAGTAGAGAGAAGAGATCGGGTTAGATCATATTGGGAGTCTACAagcaaagaaatgaaaaaagaatTACTTAGGATTAAGGTTAGTGATCTTAAGAGTCACTTTAGTGCATCCAAGGATGGCGATGCAAATGATATAATAACTGAAGCTTTGTCCTTTTGTGAAGCTAATAAGACTTGGCGGTTTTGGGTTTGCTGCAAGTGTAGTGAAAAGTTCAAGGATTCTGAGTCTTATATGCAGCATATTGTAGGGGAGCATATGGGTAATGTTTTTCCTAAGATGCAAATGGTTTTGCCTCAGAGTCTCGACAGTGAGAGGATTGAGATGCTTCTTACTTCCCCATGGAAACCATTGGATTTTCCTGCAGCGGTGAAGTTGCTTTGCAGCCAGCAGAAAATCCAAAATTCTGAGTTTAGTGAGTTTTACGCTGGAGGTTACATGGACGATGGTGACGATTGCTTCCAGGATGCATGGAATGACACTTCaccagaaaaagaaaacattggAGATGCTTGCAACGGTTATGAGAAGAATGAGTCGGAAAAGGATAGGCTGTCAAATCCGTTTTGTCTTACTGATGAATGGCCGATATCCGATGATCCGGAACGTACAAAGCTCCTTAAAAGCATCCGTGCAGCATTTGAGCTACTTATCAAACACAGTTATTTAGCTACCAGCCATTATGATAAGGTGATACAGTTTACTCTGGATGAACTACGGAATCTACCCTCGGTTTCGCAATTCTTAAATCGTGGTTTGGGTCAGTCACCCATATGCATACGCTTCTTGGGAGCTACCCAGCTCAAGAAAATTCTTCAATTCCTGCAAGACTTGTCACATGCCTGTGGGGTGAGTCGATATTCGGAACAAAGTAACCCCAACGATGAAGTTGACCTGGGTCTTCAAATTACAGAAGAGATTTTTCTTGATGGTGAAGGGTCATGTCTTCTTCTGGATGAAAAATTGCTTGGCTCAGAGTGCATCCAAGAGAAACATATGGGCTCAGCATTGAATAATGGAGATATTGCCAGTTCTGAAGATATTGCTAATGGCAATAATGTGTCTGCTGGTGCGGATGGTTTTCTATCATGGATCTTCTCAGGACCCTCTAGTGGGGAACAAACTGCGATTTGGATGCGCACAGTGGAAGAGAAAacaaatcaagaacaaaagacCATGGAGATTCTTGAGAAGGAGGTCCATGACTTGCAGAACCTCTTCGAGAGAAAATGCGAGCACTTAGGCTACGAGGGAGCACTGCAAACTGTTGAGGACCTTTGTCTTGAAGAAGGCCGGAAAAGAGAGACTTCACCGGACTTTACTCATGAAAGCTATGAATCTGTGCTGAGAAAACGAAGGGAAGAGCTAAGTGCTCATGAATTGGAGTTTTTTAGTAGTAGCTTTGAATTAGAAgctataaaaaatgttttgagaGACGCAGACACTCTTAAACGCAATCAGTTTGGATATGAAGAATCATATACATGCACGAGTTCTCAGCTACGTGACCTAGAATCTGGTGAAGCTGATGAATGGGGGATGAAAGATTCTTTTAGTGAAGCTGACAGTTTCATAGAGACTGCGatccagaaacaaaaggagCAGTTGTCTACAGAG CTTAACAGAATCGATGCAAGAATGATGCGCGGTGTTACTGTGGTGCAGCAATTAGAGCTAAGGCTTGGACCTGCTTCATCCAATGATTATCAGATAGTAATGTTACCGTTGGTCAGGTCTTACATGCGG GCACATTTGGAGGCATTGGCAGAGAAAGATGCCACTGAGAAGTCTGATGCTGCAAGCAAAGCGTTTCTCGTTGAGCTCGCTCTTGATTCTAAGAAGGAGGCCCGAGGAAGAAATGATCATTCTAAACACACCCAAGAAAAGTCCAAGgataagaaaaagaataaaCACTCTAAAAAATTGAAGGATTCAAAG GCTTCTGTTGGAAACGACCATCGCTTCAATGTTGATTCAGTTGAACACAG CCTCCCTTCGGTTGCATCTTTTGGTGATCCCTCAGAGGCTGACGTTGTTCCTGAAGCTGTTGAATCTTTAAAAGAACAGGAAGAGGAATGCAGACGCCGAACAGAGCTAGAGCTAGATGAGATAAAGCTTGAAGAAACTCTCGAGTATCAAAGAAGAATTGAGAATGAAGCCAAGGAGAAGCATATTGCAGAACAACAAAAGAAATACAGCTCTTTAGTTACAACGAGTGATGCAGAGGCAGTGCATGATATTTGCAGAGATGGTGTCTTTGTTGATTTAGATTTACGAGAACAAGAAAAATCACTAAGTCAG GAGAACCTTGTTCAAAGAAATGGACTATCTCATGACTTGGAAGTAACTCACGTGTATACAAATGGTGACTGTCGGTCAACAAATCATTGTGCGATACCTGATGCTGCCACGGTTCAGGATGTGAAATCCCAAAAAG TAGTGGCTAATGGGGTAGCTACCCAAGCTGGTGTTTTACAATCTGATCAACGCATTGGGAGGAGGGGTAGACGCCAAAAAACTTCTAACAAGGTAGTTGGACCTTCTGAGAGCACCGGCAAGGAGAGAGAATCTGAAACTCTGCGTAGCAATGGTG ATGTGGGAACAAAGACATTAAGACAACTACAAGCtgaagaggatgaagaagaaaagtttCAAGCTGACCTTAAAAAAGCTGTGCGTCAAAGCCTTG ATACGTACCAAGGAGGTAGAAATATGACGTCATGTTTGAGGACACCTCTGGAAGTAAACAGTCATGAAATTTCTGATTCCACAAAGGAGTCTCCAAGCTCTACAGAAGTTGGCATATTTGGTACAGGTCTTCAGAATGAAGTTGGGGAATATAATTGCTTTTTGAATGTTATCATACAG TCTCTATGGAATCTGGGGGTGTTTCGGGCTGAGTTCTTGCGTAGTTCAACTTTAGATCACCATCACGTTGGAGATCCTTGTGTCGTCTGCTCATTGTATGAAGTTCTTACTGCTTTAAGCGCTGCTTCGAGGGAAATACGAAAAGAACCTGTAACACCTTCAACGCTCAGAATTGCGTTGAGCAACTTGTATCCAGATAGCAGTTTCTTCCAAGAG GCTCAGATGAACGATGCTTCAGAAGTATTGGCTGTGATTTTCGACTGCCTTCATCGCTCATTTGCTCAGAGCGCAAGCGTGTCTGACACAGATTCTTCTGAGAGCAACTACACAGGTTCATGGGATTGTGCCAACCGCACATGTATTGCCCATTCTCTGTTTGGAATGAATATCTTTGAGCAACTGAATTGCTACAGCTGTGGGCTGGAGTCGAGGCATATGAAGTACACTTCCTTTTTCCATAACATCAACGCTAGTGCCCTACGGAACATGAAG GTTACCTGCCCCGAGACTGCATTTGATGAACTCCTAAATCTTGTCGAGATGAACCACCAAATAGCCTGTGATCCTGAAACTGGTGGGTGTGGGAAACCCAACCATATCCGACATTTTCTTAACACTCCACCACATGTTTTTACTGCAG TTTTAGGGTGGCAAAACACATGCGAGAGTGTAGAAGACATAGCAGCTACTCTTGCAGCCTTGAATACCGAAATAGACATCAGCATCATGTACCGTGGTCTTGACCCTAAGAGCATATATAGCTTAGCTTCTGTG GTTTGCTATTATGGACAGCATTATCATTGCTTTGCATATAGTCATGAACACGATCGGTGGATCATGTACGATGACAAAACTGTTAAG GTGATCGGTAGCTGGACTGATGTACTTTCTACGTGCAAGAAAGGACACTTGCAGCCACAGCTTCTTCTTTACGAGAAGCAACgttaa
- the LOC111198620 gene encoding dnaJ homolog subfamily B member 1-like produces MGVDYYNILKVNHSATDDDLKKAYKRLAMIWHPDKNPSARRDEAEAKFKRISEAYDVLSDPQKRQIYDLYGEEGLKSGKIPNSSSYEASSSSSRPPHFFHHHRQHPPNAASFRFNPRDAEDIYAEIFGSEAPGGHRTFRDGSFRNAHSSELRKAPAVENPLPCSLEDLCKGVKKKMRLSRNVYDASGKMRVVEEILPIEIKPGWKKGTKLTFPKKGNEEPGIIPADIIFVVEEKPHPLYKRDGNDLLVNQEITLLEALTGKTLDLTTLDGRSLMIPLTDIINPEHEIVVPNEGMPISKEPGKKGNLRLKLNVRYPSKLTAEQKSELKRVLGGVS; encoded by the exons atgggtgTGGATTACTACAACATACTGAAGGTGAATCACAGCGCGACGGATGATGATCTCAAGAAAGCTTACAAGCGTCTGGCCATGATCTGGCATCCCGATAAGAACCCTTCCGCGCGGAGGGACGAAGCCGAGGCCAAATTCAAGCGGATCTCTGAGGCCTACGACGTTCTCTCCGACCCTCAGAAGCGCCAGATCTACGATCTCTACGGCGAGGAAGGCCTCAAATCTGGGAAAATCCCCAACTCTTCTTCGTACGaggcttcttcctcttcctcgcgACCGCCGCACTTTTTCCACCACCATAGGCAGCATCCTCCTAACGccgcctccttccgtttcaaCCCTAGAGACGCCGAGGATATCTACGCCGAGATCTTTGGATCTGAAGCCCCCGGAGGACATAGGACGTTTAGGGATGGGAGTTTCAGGAACGCTCATAGCAGTGAGCTTAGGAAGGCTCCAGCCGTTGAGAATCCGTTGCCTTGTAGTTTGGAGGATCTTTGCAAAGGtgtcaagaagaagatgaggttatCTAGAAATGTTTACGATGCTTCTGG TAAAATGAGGGTCGTTGAGGAGATATTGCCCATAGAAATAAAACCCGGGTGGAAGAAAGGCACAAAGCTCACTTTCCCTAAGAAAGGCAATGAAGAGCCTGGAATCATACCTGCAGACATCATCTTCGTTGTTGAAGAGAAGCCACATCCTCTTTACAAGAGAGACGGAAACGACCTTTTGGTCAACCAGGAGATCACTCTGCTTGAAGCACTAACCGGTAAGACCCTCGACCTGACCACGCTTGATGGAAGGAGTCTCATGATCCCACTAACGGATATCATCAACCCCGAGCACGAGATTGTTGTTCCAAACGAAGGAATGCCCATCTCCAAAGAGCCTGGTAAAAAAGGTAACCTCAGGTTGAAGCTTAACGTGAGATATCCGTCTAAGCTGACAGCGGAACAGAAGTCCGAGCTGAAGAGAGTTCTTGGTGGGGTTTCATGA